Proteins encoded within one genomic window of Tidjanibacter massiliensis:
- the gltA gene encoding NADPH-dependent glutamate synthase, with the protein MANKIPRVPVREQNPRVRATNFDEVCYGYDLNEAQLEASRCLNCKKPQCMAHCPVSIKIPNFITKVLAGDLAGAAAVIAEDSSLPSVCGRVCPQEAQCEGACVLGIKGEPVAIGKLERFVGDWELEHGSSQRVAVASNGHKVAVIGSGPSGLACAADLAKMGYEVTVFEALHKLGGVLQYGIPEFRLPKDKVVAREIEKVKALGVRFETDTIVGRTVTIDGLMRDEGFEAVFIGSGAGLPKFMGIPGENLNGVLSANEFLTRNNLMKAYLEESDTPVYVGERTVVVGGGNVAMDAVRTAKRLGADAYIVYRRSEAELPARLEEVHHAKEEGVQFVMLANPLEILGNEEGWVRGVRCIRMELGEPDESGRRSPKAVPGSEFEIPCDTVIMSLGTSPNPLIASTTEGLQTTRWGGLIANDEGATTREGVFAGGDAVTGAATVILAMGAGRKAAAAIDAYIQGKGAQ; encoded by the coding sequence ATGGCTAACAAGATTCCCCGCGTCCCGGTGCGGGAACAGAATCCCCGAGTAAGGGCGACGAACTTCGACGAAGTTTGTTACGGATACGACCTGAACGAAGCGCAGCTTGAGGCTTCGCGTTGCTTGAACTGCAAGAAGCCCCAGTGCATGGCGCATTGTCCGGTTTCCATCAAAATACCGAATTTCATTACCAAGGTGCTGGCCGGTGACCTGGCCGGTGCCGCAGCGGTCATTGCCGAGGACTCTTCGCTGCCCTCGGTGTGCGGCCGTGTCTGTCCGCAGGAGGCACAGTGCGAAGGAGCGTGCGTGCTCGGCATTAAAGGGGAGCCGGTGGCTATCGGCAAACTGGAGCGTTTCGTGGGAGATTGGGAATTGGAACACGGCAGCAGCCAGCGGGTGGCGGTCGCCTCCAACGGGCACAAGGTCGCCGTAATCGGCAGCGGTCCTTCGGGATTGGCATGTGCTGCCGACCTGGCCAAGATGGGGTATGAGGTGACGGTGTTCGAGGCGCTGCACAAGCTCGGCGGGGTGCTGCAATACGGCATTCCTGAATTCCGCCTTCCGAAAGACAAGGTGGTGGCCCGCGAGATAGAGAAGGTGAAGGCACTGGGAGTCCGGTTCGAGACCGATACCATCGTCGGACGTACCGTGACCATCGACGGCCTGATGCGCGACGAAGGGTTCGAGGCGGTATTCATCGGTTCCGGAGCCGGTCTGCCCAAATTCATGGGGATACCGGGCGAGAACCTCAACGGAGTGCTCTCTGCCAACGAGTTTCTGACGCGCAACAACCTGATGAAAGCCTATCTGGAGGAGTCCGACACGCCCGTCTATGTGGGCGAACGGACGGTGGTCGTAGGGGGTGGCAACGTCGCCATGGATGCCGTGCGTACCGCCAAACGGTTGGGGGCCGATGCCTATATCGTCTATCGCCGTTCCGAAGCGGAGCTTCCTGCCCGTCTGGAAGAGGTACACCATGCCAAAGAGGAGGGGGTACAGTTCGTGATGCTCGCCAATCCGCTCGAGATTCTCGGCAACGAGGAGGGTTGGGTGCGGGGCGTGCGCTGCATCCGGATGGAGCTCGGCGAACCCGATGAGTCGGGGCGCCGTTCCCCGAAAGCGGTTCCGGGTTCCGAGTTCGAAATTCCGTGCGATACCGTCATCATGTCGCTGGGTACCTCACCGAATCCTCTCATCGCCTCCACGACGGAGGGGCTTCAGACGACGCGTTGGGGCGGTTTGATTGCGAACGACGAAGGGGCTACTACCCGTGAGGGCGTGTTTGCCGGCGGCGATGCCGTGACGGGCGCGGCTACGGTTATTCTTGCCATGGGAGCGGGACGCAAGGCGGCCGCGGCTATCGACGCCTATATCCAGGGCAAGGGAGCCCAGTGA